In Lachnospiraceae bacterium, one DNA window encodes the following:
- a CDS encoding acetate kinase, whose translation MKILVINCGSSSLKYQLIDMDNESIVAKGLCERIGIEGSKLTHQPAGKDKYVVESPMPNHTVAINMVMEALQDKDHGVITNTDEISAIGHRVLHAGIVYSESVVVNEDVKRVIRECFDLGPLHNPANLMGIEACEEAMPGKPNVAVWDTGFGMSMPEKAYMYAIPHEYYEKYSIRRYGFHGTSHMFVSGEAIKFGNLDPEKAKVIVCHLGNGASVSASIGGKCVDTSMGLTPLEGLIMGTRSGDVDPAVVQFICNKEGKDVNEVLNILNKKSGVLGMSGGISSDFRDIEKAKESGNHLAAVALDAFVYRVAKYVGAYTAAMNGVDAIAFTAGVGENDKVTRKNVCEYLGYLGVKIDDEANNVRGERRIISAPDSKVKVMLIPTNEELAIARETLRLVK comes from the coding sequence ATGAAGATTTTAGTTATCAACTGCGGAAGCTCTTCTTTAAAGTATCAGCTGATCGATATGGACAACGAAAGCATTGTTGCTAAGGGTCTTTGCGAAAGAATCGGTATTGAAGGCTCCAAGCTGACCCATCAGCCGGCAGGCAAAGATAAATATGTGGTTGAAAGCCCAATGCCAAACCACACTGTAGCCATCAACATGGTTATGGAGGCTTTACAGGACAAAGACCACGGCGTTATCACAAATACAGATGAAATTTCTGCTATCGGACACCGCGTACTGCACGCTGGCATTGTTTACAGTGAGTCTGTAGTAGTAAACGAGGATGTTAAGAGAGTTATCCGTGAGTGCTTTGACTTAGGACCTCTGCACAACCCGGCTAACTTAATGGGTATTGAGGCTTGTGAAGAAGCTATGCCTGGTAAGCCAAACGTAGCAGTATGGGATACCGGATTCGGTATGTCCATGCCAGAGAAGGCTTATATGTACGCTATTCCTCATGAATACTATGAGAAATACAGTATCCGTCGTTATGGCTTCCACGGAACCAGCCATATGTTTGTATCCGGCGAGGCTATCAAGTTCGGCAACTTAGATCCAGAGAAGGCAAAAGTTATTGTTTGCCACTTAGGAAATGGTGCCAGCGTATCTGCTTCTATTGGCGGCAAGTGCGTAGATACCAGTATGGGACTTACTCCTCTTGAAGGCCTGATCATGGGTACCAGAAGTGGTGACGTTGATCCTGCTGTTGTTCAGTTCATCTGCAACAAGGAAGGAAAAGATGTAAATGAAGTTCTGAACATCTTAAATAAAAAGTCTGGCGTATTAGGTATGAGCGGTGGCATCTCCAGTGACTTCCGTGATATTGAGAAGGCAAAGGAAAGCGGAAATCATCTGGCAGCAGTAGCTCTGGATGCATTTGTATACCGTGTTGCTAAATATGTAGGTGCTTACACAGCAGCTATGAACGGCGTAGATGCTATTGCATTCACTGCTGGAGTTGGTGAGAATGATAAGGTTACCAGAAAGAATGTTTGCGAATACTTAGGTTACTTAGGCGTTAAGATCGATGATGAAGCTAACAACGTAAGAGGAGAGAGAAGAATCATCTCTGCTCCAGATTCCAAGGTAAAAGTTATGCTGATCCCAACCAACGAAGAGCTTGCGATCGCAAGAGAAACTTTAAGACTGGTAAAATAA
- a CDS encoding DUF177 domain-containing protein, giving the protein MLINLSELFPVEGKSKTYTVPLEMTHFKGSDCSYKIVEKEPVTLVVTNQGERVLTVAGKAVLSLEMPCARCLDSVIVPFELEIDQELDMNQTKEDRIEALDEQFYINGYNLDVDQLVGNELTLNLPMRVLCSDNCKGICNRCGTNLNRGTCDCDNRSLDPRMSVIQDIFKQLKEV; this is encoded by the coding sequence ATGCTGATTAATTTATCAGAGCTGTTCCCTGTTGAAGGGAAATCCAAAACCTATACTGTTCCATTGGAAATGACACATTTTAAAGGATCTGACTGTTCTTATAAAATTGTGGAAAAAGAGCCGGTGACTCTGGTTGTCACTAACCAGGGAGAGCGGGTATTGACTGTGGCAGGAAAGGCTGTTTTAAGTCTTGAAATGCCATGTGCCAGATGCTTAGATTCGGTAATAGTTCCTTTTGAACTGGAGATCGACCAGGAGCTGGATATGAATCAGACGAAGGAAGACCGCATAGAAGCTTTGGATGAGCAGTTCTATATTAATGGTTATAATCTGGATGTCGACCAGCTGGTTGGTAATGAGTTAACCCTGAACCTGCCTATGAGAGTTCTCTGCAGTGATAACTGTAAGGGAATTTGCAATAGATGTGGCACAAATCTCAACCGAGGGACTTGTGACTGCGACAACAGGTCACTGGACCCAAGAATGTCAGTTATCCAGGATATTTTTAAACAGTTGAAGGAGGTGTAA
- the rpmF gene encoding 50S ribosomal protein L32, translating to MSICPKNKSSKARRDSRRANWKMSAPNLVKCSKCGALMMPHRVCKACGSYNKREIVNTAE from the coding sequence ATGTCTATTTGTCCAAAGAATAAATCTTCTAAAGCCAGAAGAGACAGCCGTAGAGCAAACTGGAAGATGAGCGCACCAAACCTGGTTAAGTGCAGCAAGTGCGGAGCCCTTATGATGCCTCACAGAGTATGCAAGGCTTGCGGAAGCTACAACAAGCGCGAAATCGTTAATACAGCTGAATAA